Proteins from one Amycolatopsis benzoatilytica AK 16/65 genomic window:
- a CDS encoding RNA polymerase subunit sigma-70, whose translation MRQVGQETLDRARAGDAHAFRELVGPYQHELQVHCYRILGSLTDAEDMLQETLLAAWRGLDGYAGRASLRAWLYRIATNRCLNAIRDAGRRIPAEPTPPFTPTEPSRRTEVTWLQPAPDDPADQYHAKENFALAFVAALQRLPPRQAAVLVLRDVLDFPAGDVAEMLDTSVTAVKGALQRARAQLRQTVEPAPPAPRERELAQRFADAFSAGDVAGVVELLTDDGWLAMPPAPHEYVGHADVWAFLTMFRQWRGDRRFRLVPTRANTHPAFGCYLTESGGTTGYPAGILVLEPCGDRIRTVTWFLEAALFARFGLPAEVSAC comes from the coding sequence ATGCGACAGGTGGGCCAGGAAACGCTCGATCGCGCACGCGCCGGGGACGCGCACGCCTTCCGCGAGCTGGTCGGCCCGTACCAGCACGAGCTGCAGGTGCACTGCTACCGCATCCTCGGCTCGCTCACCGACGCCGAGGACATGCTGCAAGAGACCTTGCTGGCGGCCTGGCGCGGCCTGGACGGTTATGCCGGCCGCGCATCTCTGCGGGCGTGGCTGTACCGGATCGCCACCAACCGCTGCCTCAACGCGATCCGCGACGCTGGCCGCCGCATCCCGGCCGAGCCCACACCGCCGTTCACTCCGACGGAGCCGAGCCGCCGCACCGAGGTGACCTGGCTGCAGCCCGCGCCGGACGATCCGGCTGACCAGTACCACGCCAAGGAGAATTTCGCGCTGGCGTTCGTCGCCGCACTGCAGCGGCTTCCACCGCGGCAGGCGGCCGTTCTGGTGCTGCGGGACGTGCTCGACTTTCCCGCCGGGGACGTGGCGGAGATGCTCGACACCAGTGTCACCGCGGTGAAAGGCGCTCTGCAACGCGCGCGGGCTCAGCTGCGCCAGACCGTGGAGCCCGCCCCGCCCGCGCCGCGGGAACGTGAACTCGCGCAACGGTTCGCCGACGCGTTCAGCGCGGGAGACGTCGCAGGGGTCGTCGAGCTGCTGACCGACGACGGCTGGCTCGCGATGCCGCCGGCACCGCACGAGTACGTCGGCCACGCGGATGTCTGGGCGTTCCTGACGATGTTCAGGCAATGGCGCGGGGACCGCCGGTTCCGGCTGGTCCCGACGCGCGCGAACACGCACCCGGCGTTCGGCTGCTATCTCACCGAATCCGGTGGAACGACTGGGTATCCGGCCGGAATCCTGGTTTTGGAGCCGTGCGGCGACCGGATCCGTACCGTCACCTGGTTTCTGGAGGCGGCCTTGTTCGCCCGGTTCGGCCTGCCCGCCGAGGTGTCGGCGTGCTGA
- a CDS encoding AAA family ATPase produces MLTTLAIQNYRSLRDLVLPLSRLTVIVGANGTGKSSLYRALRLLADAGRNGAVAALAGEGGLPSTLWAGPESIGRAVREGRAPVRGVARKEPVGLRLGYSGDDFGYALDFGLPVPENTAFNLDPEYKRESVWHGPVLRSSALLADRSGSRVRIRDESGGWTDSGRSIALTDSMVSEFADPRRCPELLLVRERLRAWRFYDQFRTDAGSPARQSRIGTRTWALDHDGSDLAAALRTIQESAADVVLATAIDDAFPGSRVEVAATDGRFDLRFHQHGLLRPLSAAELSDGTLRYLLWAAALLSPRPPELLVLNEPETSLHPDLLPALAALITAAAKKTQVLVVSHSQLLVRFLEDASVLELEKDFGQTVVAGQGRLDRPAWHWPKR; encoded by the coding sequence GTGCTGACGACTCTGGCGATCCAGAACTACCGCTCGCTGCGTGACTTGGTGCTGCCGCTGTCGCGGCTCACCGTGATCGTCGGCGCGAACGGCACCGGAAAGTCCAGTCTGTACCGCGCGTTGCGGCTGCTGGCCGACGCTGGCCGCAACGGCGCCGTCGCCGCGCTGGCCGGGGAAGGCGGGCTGCCGTCGACGCTGTGGGCAGGACCGGAGTCGATCGGCCGCGCGGTGCGGGAGGGCCGGGCACCGGTGCGGGGTGTGGCTCGGAAGGAACCGGTCGGCCTGCGGCTCGGCTACTCCGGCGACGATTTCGGCTACGCGCTGGACTTCGGGCTGCCGGTACCCGAAAACACCGCGTTCAACCTGGATCCGGAGTACAAACGCGAATCCGTCTGGCACGGCCCGGTGCTGCGTTCGTCCGCGCTGCTGGCCGACCGCTCCGGCAGCCGGGTCCGTATCCGCGACGAGTCCGGCGGCTGGACCGACAGTGGTCGCTCGATCGCGCTCACCGACAGCATGGTGAGCGAGTTCGCCGACCCGCGGCGATGCCCGGAGCTGCTGCTCGTGCGCGAACGGCTTCGCGCCTGGCGGTTCTACGACCAGTTCCGCACCGATGCCGGCTCACCCGCCCGGCAAAGCCGCATCGGCACCCGCACTTGGGCGCTCGACCATGACGGCAGCGACCTGGCCGCCGCGCTGCGCACCATCCAGGAGTCCGCCGCCGACGTCGTCCTCGCCACCGCGATCGACGACGCCTTTCCCGGCTCCCGGGTCGAAGTGGCGGCCACCGACGGCCGGTTCGACCTGCGGTTTCACCAGCACGGCCTGCTGCGCCCGCTGAGCGCGGCGGAGCTGTCCGACGGCACCCTGCGATACCTGTTGTGGGCGGCCGCGCTGCTCAGCCCGCGGCCGCCGGAGCTGCTCGTGCTGAACGAACCGGAGACCAGCCTGCACCCGGATCTGCTGCCCGCGCTGGCCGCGCTGATCACGGCCGCGGCGAAGAAGACGCAGGTGCTGGTGGTATCGCATTCCCAGCTGCTGGTGCGGTTCCTGGAAGACGCGTCGGTGCTGGAGCTGGAGAAGGACTTCGGCCAGACGGTGGTGGCCGGCCAGGGGCGACTGGACCGGCCGGCCTGGCATTGGCCGAAGCGGTGA
- a CDS encoding VWA domain-containing protein, producing the protein MSLSGFAAPWWFLLFVVVAAIAVGYLLSQRARRKRVLRFANLSLLDRVAPRALGRRRHLPAALLMVSLSLFTIGMAGPTADHRVPRNRATVMLVIDVSLSMQSTDIVPTRLQAAQEAARTFVRDLPPGINLGLVSFAGSATTLVSPTVQRDPVIHQIDTLKLAPSTATGEGIYAALQAIDSIESVVTGPDGPPPARIVLMTDGKETVPDDLNSPRGCFTAAQAAKQHNAPIAGISFGTSDGTVDIDGRQVPVPVDDDAVRQTAELSGGQFYKAASAEAIKQVYADLGQQIGYETRKEDDSRPWMALGLFVLIVASVSSLLLGQRLP; encoded by the coding sequence ATGAGCCTGTCCGGTTTCGCCGCGCCCTGGTGGTTCCTGCTGTTCGTCGTCGTCGCCGCGATCGCGGTCGGCTACCTGCTCTCGCAACGGGCTCGCCGCAAGCGCGTGCTCCGGTTCGCCAACCTGTCCCTGCTGGACCGGGTCGCTCCGCGCGCCCTCGGCAGGCGCAGGCATCTTCCGGCCGCGCTGCTGATGGTGTCGCTCTCGCTGTTCACGATCGGCATGGCCGGACCGACCGCCGATCATCGAGTTCCCCGCAACCGGGCGACCGTGATGCTGGTGATCGATGTGTCGCTGTCCATGCAGTCCACCGACATCGTCCCAACCCGGCTGCAGGCCGCGCAGGAAGCCGCGCGCACGTTCGTCCGCGATCTACCGCCCGGCATCAACCTCGGCCTGGTTTCCTTCGCCGGGTCCGCGACGACGCTGGTGTCGCCGACTGTCCAGCGGGACCCGGTGATCCACCAGATCGACACTCTGAAACTCGCCCCGTCCACCGCGACCGGGGAGGGGATCTATGCCGCGCTGCAGGCGATCGACAGCATCGAATCGGTGGTCACCGGCCCGGACGGCCCGCCGCCGGCCCGGATCGTGCTGATGACCGACGGCAAGGAAACGGTCCCCGACGATCTCAACTCGCCCCGCGGCTGTTTCACCGCGGCGCAAGCGGCGAAGCAGCACAACGCACCGATCGCCGGAATCTCGTTCGGCACTTCGGACGGCACGGTCGACATCGACGGGCGCCAGGTGCCGGTCCCGGTCGACGACGACGCGGTCCGCCAGACCGCGGAACTTTCCGGCGGGCAGTTCTACAAAGCGGCCAGCGCGGAGGCGATCAAACAGGTCTACGCGGACCTCGGCCAACAGATCGGGTACGAAACCCGCAAGGAAGACGACAGCCGGCCGTGGATGGCGTTGGGGTTGTTCGTGTTGATCGTGGCTTCAGTCAGTTCACTGCTGCTGGGGCAGCGGTTGCCCTGA
- the ftsW gene encoding putative lipid II flippase FtsW — translation MRTTRTRQPRLPVAIVGWLSRPLASFHLVLALCGLLTLIGVIMVLSASSAQPGGVYSTFQKHIIFVLIGLVALWAGLRIPLRRIRSLSPMLMVGTLVLLVLVLTPLGAKVNGAQRWFTLGPLTLQPVELAKVALTLWGAHILVVKAKLLHHWRHLLVPLVPVALLMFALVMAQPNLSGTISLGIVLLALLWFAGAPGRLFGAMLAGGVAGFVVLALVAQYRLARVLSFLSPDADTSGAGYQAVQAQYALAEGGLFGVGLGQGASKWKYLPNVQNDFIFALIGEELGFLGCAVVLLLFAGLALVGLRIATRNLDPWIRIVAATITVLLVAQAAVNIGYVVNALPVTGVTLPLVSYGGTSLIVTMFLFGVLASCARHEPAAVADLNHLGPGKIGRVLRLPVPEPYRPVRSPGKATRARRPVRPR, via the coding sequence GTGCGAACGACCCGGACCCGGCAGCCTCGGCTGCCCGTCGCGATCGTCGGCTGGCTTTCCCGTCCGCTGGCGTCCTTCCACCTGGTGCTCGCTCTGTGCGGCCTGCTGACGCTGATCGGCGTGATCATGGTGCTGTCGGCGTCCTCGGCACAGCCCGGCGGCGTGTACAGCACCTTCCAGAAGCACATCATCTTCGTCTTGATCGGCCTGGTCGCGCTGTGGGCCGGGCTCCGGATCCCGTTGCGGCGGATCAGATCGCTCTCGCCGATGCTGATGGTCGGCACGCTGGTGCTGCTCGTGCTGGTGCTCACTCCGCTGGGCGCGAAGGTGAACGGCGCGCAGCGGTGGTTCACGCTCGGGCCGCTGACCTTGCAGCCGGTCGAGCTCGCGAAAGTCGCGTTGACCTTGTGGGGCGCGCACATTCTGGTGGTGAAGGCGAAACTGCTGCACCACTGGCGGCATCTGCTGGTACCGCTGGTGCCGGTCGCGCTGCTGATGTTCGCGCTGGTGATGGCGCAGCCGAACCTGAGCGGGACGATCTCGCTGGGCATCGTGCTGCTGGCGCTGCTGTGGTTCGCCGGAGCGCCGGGACGGCTGTTCGGCGCGATGCTGGCCGGCGGCGTGGCCGGATTCGTGGTCCTCGCGCTGGTCGCGCAGTACCGGCTCGCGCGGGTGCTGTCGTTCCTCTCCCCGGACGCGGACACTTCGGGTGCCGGCTACCAGGCGGTGCAGGCGCAGTACGCGCTGGCCGAGGGCGGCCTGTTCGGGGTCGGGCTCGGACAGGGCGCGTCGAAGTGGAAGTACCTGCCGAATGTCCAGAACGACTTCATTTTCGCGCTGATCGGCGAGGAGCTCGGCTTCCTCGGCTGCGCGGTGGTGCTGCTGCTGTTCGCCGGGCTCGCGCTGGTCGGCCTGCGGATCGCGACGCGCAACCTCGACCCGTGGATCCGCATCGTCGCCGCGACGATCACCGTGCTGCTGGTCGCGCAGGCGGCGGTCAACATCGGATACGTGGTGAACGCGCTGCCGGTCACCGGCGTGACGCTGCCGCTGGTGTCCTACGGCGGCACCTCGCTGATCGTGACGATGTTCCTGTTCGGGGTGCTGGCCAGTTGCGCCCGGCACGAACCGGCCGCGGTGGCCGACCTCAACCACCTCGGCCCGGGCAAAATCGGCCGTGTCCTGCGGCTGCCGGTGCCCGAGCCGTACCGGCCGGTCCGCAGCCCCGGCAAAGCCACTCGCGCACGAAGGCCGGTCCGGCCTCGCTGA
- a CDS encoding LCP family protein, with product MTDRNDPRAAAPRDAVARRGSAARGVAVRAAARRRRLAGRIALALAAALVLGLTGYAWASYRGLVDGLQVSDVLNGQTTSSGGDTNILIMGLDSRLDENGNPLPKNIYDALHAGDQQNGGYNANVLMLLHVPGNGAKATSISIPRDDYVSLSGCPDNICKGKIKQAYGLAFDEKAKQLTAQHVTDKIQREQQARDAGRRAEIDTVRQFLGGVPIDHFAEVTLVAFFEIAQVVQPVTVCVNENTQDSYSGANFHAGQQQIDAEQAVAFVRQRRDYAHPSLNFTDLDRERRQQAFIASLAYQLKQGGAFTNPTKLQGILDVAKQNTAVDSTLDLLSFAKQASSLTGGDVSFVTLPVDHFGKDPAGEDVNFVNQAQIQATVAQLLGSGGGGEPQAAPAAYNSSAAVVDVVNSTARGGLAAQVEQQLRSKGYAHGTTTTSTHRQSRSTVYYPSGESSAANAVAGDLGGLATEADANVPPGHVRVVLGADYPASSPSSAAPAPPASGQSADLPALSGGGIPCVK from the coding sequence ATGACCGACCGGAACGACCCGCGTGCCGCCGCACCCCGAGATGCGGTGGCACGCCGGGGCTCGGCAGCCCGCGGGGTCGCGGTCCGGGCCGCGGCCAGACGACGACGGCTGGCGGGCAGGATCGCGCTCGCCCTGGCAGCCGCGCTGGTGCTCGGCCTGACCGGCTACGCCTGGGCCAGCTACCGCGGCCTGGTCGACGGACTGCAGGTTTCCGACGTGCTCAACGGGCAAACGACGTCCAGCGGCGGGGATACCAACATCCTCATCATGGGCCTCGACTCGCGGCTCGACGAAAACGGCAATCCGCTGCCGAAGAACATCTACGACGCACTGCACGCCGGCGATCAGCAGAACGGCGGCTACAACGCCAACGTGCTGATGCTGCTGCACGTCCCCGGCAACGGCGCCAAGGCGACGTCGATCTCGATTCCGCGTGACGACTACGTCTCGCTTTCCGGCTGTCCGGACAATATCTGCAAAGGCAAAATCAAACAGGCATACGGGCTGGCCTTCGACGAAAAGGCCAAACAGCTCACCGCGCAGCACGTCACCGACAAGATCCAGCGGGAACAGCAGGCCCGGGACGCGGGGCGCCGGGCGGAAATCGACACCGTGCGCCAGTTCCTCGGCGGAGTGCCGATCGACCATTTCGCCGAAGTCACCCTGGTCGCGTTCTTCGAGATCGCCCAGGTCGTCCAGCCGGTCACGGTGTGCGTCAACGAGAACACTCAGGACAGCTACTCCGGCGCGAACTTCCACGCCGGACAGCAGCAGATCGACGCCGAGCAGGCGGTCGCGTTCGTCCGCCAGCGCCGCGACTACGCGCACCCGTCGCTCAATTTCACCGACCTGGACCGGGAACGCAGGCAACAGGCGTTCATCGCTTCCCTGGCATACCAGCTCAAACAGGGCGGGGCGTTCACGAATCCGACAAAACTCCAAGGGATTCTGGACGTCGCGAAGCAGAACACCGCGGTGGACAGCACACTCGACCTGCTGTCCTTCGCCAAGCAGGCGTCCAGCCTGACCGGCGGCGACGTCAGCTTCGTGACGCTGCCGGTCGACCACTTCGGCAAGGACCCGGCGGGCGAGGACGTCAACTTCGTCAACCAGGCGCAGATCCAGGCCACGGTCGCACAGCTGCTCGGTTCTGGCGGCGGCGGCGAACCGCAGGCCGCGCCTGCTGCGTACAACAGTTCGGCAGCGGTGGTCGACGTCGTCAACAGCACCGCGCGCGGCGGGCTCGCCGCGCAGGTCGAGCAGCAATTGCGCAGCAAGGGATACGCCCACGGCACTACCACCACGAGCACGCACCGGCAGAGCCGTTCGACGGTTTACTACCCCAGCGGCGAGTCGTCGGCGGCGAACGCGGTGGCCGGGGATCTCGGCGGGCTCGCCACCGAGGCCGACGCGAATGTCCCGCCCGGCCACGTCCGCGTCGTGCTCGGCGCCGACTACCCGGCGAGTTCGCCGAGCTCGGCCGCGCCGGCCCCACCCGCGTCCGGCCAGTCCGCCGACCTGCCCGCCTTGAGCGGCGGCGGAATCCCGTGCGTGAAATGA
- a CDS encoding NRAMP family divalent metal transporter — translation MTTTDPIVRIDDRTAAVLDDQHVGDIRGALGTIKAGDTAARTGLSAKLKTLLAIVGPGLIVLVGDNDAGAFATYGEAGQNYGPKLLWTLLLLVPVLYVNQEMVLRLGAVTGVGHARLILERFGKFWGAFSVIDLFLLNALTLVTEFIGITMATRYLGLPTVPSVALAALVIIGAAFTGSFRRFERIAIFFCLGSLTLIPVYVFAHPAPSEMLGGLVPSMPAGPGGMAQLMLLIIAIVGTTVAPWQLFFQQSYVIDKRITPRFMRYEKADLWIGLVVVMIGAAAIMGIVSAAFAGTHGFGNFTDAAGVTNGIEAYAGRTAGALFAVALLDASIVGAFAVSLSSAYAIGDVLGMKHSLHRGAKHAKGFYAVYAGLVALSATIVLIPGSPLGLLTTGVQTLAGVLLPSATVFLLLLCNDKEVLGPWVNGRFTNMFTSVVVGILVVLSVILTAAVLFPDISAGQIFLIMEVSAGIGVLTAGYALLRRKRAATGPIDRTGRAEWRMPPLQYLPPPVMSTGRKIGLTALRSYLFLAMALVIVKLVQLALG, via the coding sequence ATGACCACCACCGACCCGATCGTCCGGATCGACGACCGCACCGCCGCGGTGCTCGACGACCAGCACGTCGGCGACATCCGCGGCGCGCTCGGCACCATCAAAGCCGGTGACACCGCGGCCCGCACCGGGCTGTCCGCCAAGCTCAAGACCCTGCTCGCGATCGTCGGCCCGGGGCTGATCGTGCTGGTCGGCGACAACGACGCCGGCGCGTTCGCGACCTACGGCGAAGCCGGCCAGAACTACGGCCCGAAACTGCTGTGGACCCTGCTGCTGCTGGTTCCGGTGCTGTACGTGAACCAGGAAATGGTGCTGCGCCTCGGCGCCGTCACCGGCGTCGGGCACGCCCGGCTGATCCTGGAGCGCTTCGGCAAGTTCTGGGGCGCGTTCTCGGTGATCGACCTGTTCCTGCTCAACGCGCTGACCCTGGTCACCGAGTTCATCGGCATCACGATGGCGACCCGCTACCTCGGCCTGCCGACCGTGCCCTCGGTGGCGCTCGCCGCGCTGGTCATCATCGGGGCCGCGTTCACCGGCAGTTTCCGCCGGTTCGAGCGAATCGCGATCTTCTTCTGCCTCGGTTCGCTGACGCTGATCCCGGTGTACGTCTTCGCGCACCCGGCACCGTCGGAAATGCTCGGCGGCCTGGTGCCCAGCATGCCTGCCGGCCCTGGCGGAATGGCCCAGCTGATGCTGCTGATCATCGCGATCGTCGGCACCACCGTCGCGCCGTGGCAGCTGTTCTTCCAGCAGTCCTACGTGATCGACAAGCGCATCACCCCGCGGTTCATGCGCTACGAGAAGGCCGACCTGTGGATCGGCTTGGTCGTGGTGATGATCGGTGCGGCCGCGATCATGGGCATCGTGTCGGCGGCCTTCGCGGGTACGCACGGCTTCGGCAACTTCACCGACGCTGCGGGAGTCACGAACGGCATCGAGGCGTACGCCGGTCGTACAGCGGGCGCGCTGTTCGCGGTCGCACTGTTGGACGCATCGATCGTCGGAGCGTTCGCAGTGTCGCTTTCGAGCGCGTATGCGATCGGTGACGTCCTTGGCATGAAGCACTCGCTGCACCGTGGCGCGAAGCACGCGAAGGGCTTCTACGCGGTGTACGCCGGTCTCGTCGCACTGTCGGCCACGATCGTGCTCATCCCGGGCTCGCCGCTCGGCCTGCTGACCACCGGCGTGCAGACGCTCGCCGGAGTGCTGCTGCCGTCGGCCACCGTGTTCCTGCTCCTGCTTTGCAACGACAAAGAGGTGCTCGGGCCGTGGGTCAACGGCCGGTTCACCAACATGTTCACCTCGGTGGTGGTCGGGATTCTGGTGGTGCTGTCGGTGATCCTCACCGCGGCGGTGCTGTTCCCGGACATCAGTGCGGGGCAGATTTTCCTGATCATGGAGGTCAGCGCCGGGATCGGCGTACTGACCGCGGGATACGCGCTGCTGCGTCGCAAGCGCGCCGCGACCGGGCCGATCGACCGCACCGGACGCGCCGAGTGGCGGATGCCGCCGCTGCAGTACTTGCCGCCGCCGGTGATGTCGACCGGACGCAAGATCGGCCTCACCGCGCTGCGCAGCTACCTGTTCCTGGCGATGGCACTGGTCATCGTGAAGCTCGTCCAGCTGGCGCTGGGCTGA
- a CDS encoding pyridoxamine 5'-phosphate oxidase family protein, translating to MEQHEITEILNRPASRELLHRDVARLAYVAKDGTPRAIPIAFSWNGTEIVMCTATNAPKLASLRANPMVALTVDTEVHPPKILLVRGRAELDYVDGIPQEYLEMNGSYEMTAEQRVEWEAEVRSLYDGMVRVVVTPTWAKLIDFETTLPSAVEELMRRRAEAASEKSV from the coding sequence ATGGAGCAGCACGAGATCACCGAGATTCTGAACCGTCCGGCCAGCCGCGAACTGCTTCACCGCGACGTGGCCCGGCTGGCGTACGTCGCCAAGGACGGGACGCCGAGGGCGATCCCGATCGCGTTCAGCTGGAACGGCACGGAGATCGTGATGTGCACGGCCACGAACGCGCCGAAGCTCGCGTCGCTGCGGGCGAATCCGATGGTCGCGCTGACCGTCGACACCGAGGTGCACCCGCCGAAGATCCTGCTGGTCCGCGGCCGTGCGGAACTCGACTACGTCGACGGCATCCCGCAGGAGTACCTCGAAATGAACGGCTCCTACGAAATGACCGCGGAGCAGCGCGTCGAGTGGGAAGCCGAGGTCCGTTCGCTCTACGACGGCATGGTGCGCGTCGTCGTCACTCCGACCTGGGCGAAACTCATCGACTTCGAGACGACTTTGCCGTCCGCGGTGGAGGAATTGATGCGCCGCCGAGCTGAGGCGGCGTCCGAAAAGTCCGTCTGA
- a CDS encoding SDR family oxidoreductase: MILVTGASGNVGSALVAQLRAADVRFRAAYHSPVKAQRAASDGIDAVTLEMSDSDNVRAALCGVSKVFLLGAMSPAQTANETNVVEAAVSTGVEHVVKQSLWRADEELTPIARLHRPVERLLETSPMSWTFLRANFYLQAFSTNWAGTIRSGNFFASPLIRGPIAFVDAEDIARVAFRALTEDGHAGKAYALTGPAAVSYDEAAAVLSELLGRSIAYRGLSNGEALSALTGAGMPAFHAEALVEVCNVYRDGGAEKVTPTVEEVTGRRPRSFREFAAAHRGLFE; the protein is encoded by the coding sequence ATGATTCTGGTGACGGGGGCGAGCGGCAATGTCGGATCGGCGCTGGTCGCGCAATTGCGAGCGGCGGACGTCCGGTTCCGGGCGGCCTATCATTCGCCTGTCAAGGCGCAGCGCGCCGCCTCCGACGGAATCGACGCGGTCACCCTCGAAATGTCCGATTCGGACAATGTGCGGGCAGCGCTGTGCGGGGTGTCGAAGGTGTTCCTGCTCGGCGCGATGAGCCCGGCGCAGACCGCCAACGAGACCAACGTGGTCGAAGCCGCGGTGTCGACTGGGGTCGAACACGTGGTGAAGCAGTCGTTATGGCGGGCGGACGAGGAATTGACGCCGATCGCCCGCCTGCACCGTCCGGTGGAACGGCTGCTGGAAACGTCGCCGATGTCCTGGACCTTTCTCCGCGCGAACTTCTACCTGCAGGCGTTTTCGACGAACTGGGCCGGAACCATCCGGTCCGGGAATTTCTTCGCCAGCCCGCTGATCCGCGGTCCGATCGCTTTCGTGGACGCCGAGGACATCGCCCGGGTCGCGTTTCGCGCGCTGACCGAAGACGGGCACGCGGGCAAAGCGTATGCGCTCACCGGGCCGGCGGCGGTGAGCTACGACGAGGCCGCCGCGGTGTTGTCGGAACTGCTCGGCCGATCGATCGCTTACCGGGGATTGTCCAATGGGGAAGCGCTTTCCGCGCTGACCGGGGCGGGGATGCCGGCATTTCACGCTGAGGCGCTGGTCGAAGTGTGCAATGTCTATCGGGACGGCGGCGCGGAAAAGGTGACCCCGACGGTCGAGGAGGTCACCGGCCGGCGACCGCGGAGTTTCCGCGAGTTCGCCGCCGCGCACCGGGGACTGTTCGAATAG
- a CDS encoding LysR family transcriptional regulator — protein sequence MDLAQLRTAIALLHHRTVNRTAAAEGLAPSSVSDRVRRLEDELGAALFTRDRAGMHPTAAGRAYLASAASALAALDQAAERLHDAPGLVVGAQAAISDGVLPAVLAEHPALNVHLRPDSDRARLLASLDRDEIDAAVLLDTGNRIGGLGFAGPGSALSHLDVREIRMVTVAAPGSPLLGRAVTRDEVRRTGGLVGQEARCSFWMATERWLGPDVALTAVGGLAQVREWVAAGRGIAVLPEFAARGDLATGRLREVDTATPPLQLRLIWRPEREPALRPLLYALSNA from the coding sequence GTGGACCTCGCGCAACTCCGCACCGCGATCGCGTTGCTGCACCACCGCACCGTCAACCGGACCGCCGCCGCGGAAGGTCTTGCCCCGTCGTCAGTGTCGGACCGGGTCCGCCGGCTCGAAGACGAACTGGGCGCGGCACTGTTCACGCGCGATCGGGCCGGCATGCATCCGACCGCGGCAGGCCGGGCGTATCTAGCCAGCGCAGCATCCGCGCTCGCCGCTCTCGATCAGGCGGCCGAGCGGCTGCACGACGCGCCCGGCTTGGTCGTGGGCGCGCAGGCGGCGATCTCGGACGGGGTGCTCCCCGCGGTGCTTGCCGAACATCCGGCGCTGAACGTGCACCTGCGCCCTGATTCCGACCGGGCCCGGCTACTCGCCTCGCTCGACCGGGACGAAATCGACGCGGCGGTATTGCTGGACACCGGAAATCGCATCGGCGGGCTCGGGTTCGCCGGTCCGGGCTCCGCGCTGAGCCACCTCGACGTGCGTGAAATCCGGATGGTTACCGTTGCCGCGCCGGGAAGTCCGCTGCTCGGCCGCGCGGTGACCCGGGACGAGGTGCGCCGGACCGGCGGGCTGGTCGGCCAGGAAGCGCGGTGCTCGTTCTGGATGGCGACCGAACGCTGGCTGGGCCCGGACGTGGCACTGACCGCGGTCGGCGGGCTGGCCCAGGTACGCGAATGGGTTGCGGCCGGCCGAGGTATCGCCGTGCTGCCGGAGTTCGCGGCGCGGGGCGACCTCGCGACCGGACGGCTTCGCGAAGTGGACACCGCGACGCCGCCGCTGCAGCTTCGATTGATCTGGCGGCCGGAGCGCGAACCCGCGTTGCGGCCGTTGTTGTACGCGTTGTCGAACGCCTGA